A region from the Canis lupus dingo isolate Sandy chromosome X, ASM325472v2, whole genome shotgun sequence genome encodes:
- the LOC112652817 gene encoding methylsterol monooxygenase 1-like encodes MATNESISIFSSASLAVEYVDSLLPENPLQEPFKNAWNYMLNNYTKFQITTWGSLIVHEVLYFLFCLPGFLFQFIPFMKKYKIQKDKPETWENQWKCFKVLLFNHFCIQLPLICGTYYFTEYFNIPYDWERMPRWYMLLARCFGCAVIEDTWHYFLHRLLHHKRIYKYIHKVHHEFQAPFGMEAEYAHPLETLILGTGFFIGIMLLCDHVILLWAWVTIRLIETIDVHSGYDIPLNPLNLIPFYAGSRHHDFHHMNFIGNYASTFTWWDRIFGTDSQFTAYNEKMKKIEKKMQ; translated from the coding sequence ATGGCAACAAATGAAAGTATCAGCATCTTTAGTTCAGCATCCTTGGCTGTGGAGTATGTAGATTCACTTTTACCTGAGAACCCTCTACaagaaccatttaaaaatgcttggAACTATATGTTGAATAATTATACAAAGTTCCAGATTACAACATGGGGATCCTTGATAGTTCACgaagttctttatttcttgttctgtttacctggatttttgtttcaatttatacCTTTcatgaaaaagtacaaaattcaaaaggataAACCAGAAACCTGGGAAAAccaatggaaatgttttaaagtacTTCTCTTTAATCACTTTTGTATCCAGCTTCCCTTGATCTGTGGAACTTATTATTTTACAGAGTATTTTAATATACCTTATGATTGGGAAAGAATGCCAAGATGGTATATGCTTTTGGCGAGATGCTTTGGCTGTGCGGTGATTGAGGACACCTGGCACTATTTCCTGCATAGGCTCTTGcatcacaaaagaatatataaatatattcataaagttcATCATGAGTTTCAGGCTCCATTTGGAATGGAAGCTGAATATGCACATCCTTTGGAAACTCTGATTCTTGGAACTGGATTTTTCATTGGAATCATGCTTTTATGTGATCATGTCATTCTCCTTTGGGCATGGGTGACCATTCGTTTGATAGAAACTATTGATGTCCATAGTGGCTATGACATTCCCCTGAACCCTTTGAATCTGATCCCTTTCTATGCTGGTTCTCGGCATCATGATTTCCACCACATGAACTTCATCGGAAACTATGCTTCCACATTTACATGGTGGGATAGAATTTTTGGAACAGACTCTCAATTTACTGCCTataatgaaaagatgaagaagattGAGAAAAAGATGCAATAA